The genomic interval CGATGAAAGAAAGATCGCTGTCGGGCCATCGGCACCGCCGATAATTCCGATCGAGGCGGCATCGGTATAGCTGAAACCGAGCATAATAGCGCCGATAAAAGTGATAAAAATACCAGTCTGGGCGGCGGCCCCGAGAAGAATCAGTCTCGGGCTGGAAAGCATGCACGAAAAATCGGTCATGGCCCCAATTCCGAGAAAGATCAGGGGCGGATACCAGCCCTGGGTTACGCCTTTATAGAGAATCGACATAACACTGGCCTGCCCTCCGCCGGAACCATCCTCATAAATACCGATCCCGAGCCCGGACGCCAGCGGGATATTTCCAACCAGCATCCCGAATCCGATCGGCACCAAAAGCAACGGCTCATAGTCTTTGGCCACACCCAGGTAGATAAAAATGCAGCCGACAGCCAGCATGCAGAAATTGCCCCAGGTAAAATTGGCAAAGGCGCCGGTTTTTAAAAATTCGATTATTATATCCATCAGTTGCTCCCGGTTTTAAAGCCCGCTATTCCAGATCGACCAGGGTCTGACCTTCGCGAACCGTATCACCGACCGCAATGGGAACAGCCTTAACCTTACCGGCAGTCGGGGCGGCAATCGATGTTTTCATCTTCATGGCCTCAATAATCAGCAAAATCTGCCCGTTGGTAACATTATCGCCGGGTTTGCACTTGATTTCGATTATGGTTCCAGCGATGGGCGAGGTAACCGCACCGCCATTGCCGGTCGGAGT from Candidatus Zixiibacteriota bacterium carries:
- a CDS encoding biotin/lipoyl-binding protein is translated as MKLKITVHGVAYEVDVEVLDAGEGFPAAAAPRPKAQKPSANSASPAPAAPIPSASTPTGNGGAVTSPIAGTIIEIKCKPGDNVTNGQILLIIEAMKMKTSIAAPTAGKVKAVPIAVGDTVREGQTLVDLE